A stretch of Triticum aestivum cultivar Chinese Spring chromosome 1D, IWGSC CS RefSeq v2.1, whole genome shotgun sequence DNA encodes these proteins:
- the LOC123181219 gene encoding uncharacterized protein, with translation MVGKDLVLQRNAPVDIREIAAKATLREVRQNGHTYVELRRVGKRVIFFCTICLTECFSDNVLFDHLKGNLHSRRYAEAKVTLFGPMPWPFNDGVLFFNNSRENEPLLLDSSSHNTSELALVPHPDFAGNGTEVTSRLRDGSSSHNGAKGSFIGANGRLNGRSSAITEDSALSNRSETDGPLVIPGVLIKDVVLNLPVHLLGYGNIAYKIAEASEGRKKISKIWCAWVGEEASQGSEACKIYEQSGFAIVNFSYAYELGRKWPSEDQDLPISAGSFFVIDEAGHRGKRMKKSFSDQEASSEESNGQTHDSRSQAIVAGSPTGTSCNLQVSPLSSKSMRRELRKQKRLAAEKVCDICGRSMLPGKDVATLLNCSTGNLACSSRNSSGAFHLFHTSCLLHWTVLCQYEVLADQIAKMGKSKRGRKAKTVPKSRIMSILCPECQGTGIHVEGDELEKPTISLSEMFRYKLKSIEAHKAWMKTPEVLENCSTGLHFPAEHLENAEEQVMPLKSLPFFAADGYMS, from the exons ATGGTGGGGAAGGATTTGGTGCTGCAACGGAATGCTCCTGTGGATATCCGTGAGATTGCTGCCAAGGCCACGCTGCGGGAGGTGCGGCAGAATGGGCACACCTATGTGGAGCTCCGGCGCGTCGGGAAGCGCGTCATCTTCTTCTGCACCATCTGCCTCACCGAGTGCTTCAGCGACAATGTGCTGTTTGACCACCTCAAGGGGAATCTGCACTCACGGCGGTATGCCGAGGCCAAGGTCACCCTGTTTGGGCCCATGCCATGGCCGTTCAATGATGGTGTGCTCTTCTTCAATAACTCACGCGAGAATGAGCCGCTCTTGCTGGACTCAAGCTCGCATAACACCAGCGAACTTGCTCTGGTTCCCCATCCTGACTTTGCAGGGAATGGCACTGAGGTGACATCAAGGTTGAGAGATGGTTCGAGCTCCCATAATGGCGCAAAAGGCTCATTCATTGGTGCAAATGGACGTCTGAATGGTAGATCTTCTGCCATAACTGAAGATAGTGCTCTGTCAAACCGCAGTGAAACCGATGGTCCGCTTGTTATTCCTGGTGTGTTGATAAAGGATGTTGTGTTGAATTTGCCTGTGCATCTTCTGGGTTATGGAAACATTGCATACAAGATTGCTGAAGCTAGCGAAGGTCGCAAGAAGATCAGCAAAATCTGGTGTGCTTGGGTAGGAGAAGAAGCCTCACAGGGCTCTGAAGCTTGTAAAATCTATGAACAATCTGGTTTTGCCATAGTCAACTTCTCTTACGCATATGAGTTGGGAAGGAAGTGGCCTTCTGAAGATCAGGACCTTCCCATCTCTGCTGGATCTTTCTTTGTCATTGATGAGGCTGGACATCGTGGAAAGCGAATGAAGAAGTCATTTTCTGATCAAGAAGCATCTTCAGAAGAGTCTAATGGCCAGACCCATGACAGCAGAAGTCAAGCTATTGTTGCTGGTTCCCCAACAGGTACCTCATGCAATCTTCAAGTCAGTCCCTTGTCCAGCAAGTCTATGAGGAGAGAGCTGAGGAAGCAGAAGCGACTTGCTGCTGAGAAAGTTTGTGATATTTGTGGGCGATCAATGCTTCCTGGAAAGGATGTCGCCACCTTGCTGAACTGCAGCACAGGAAACCTAGCTTGCAGCAGTAGAAACTCCAGCGGG gcttttcaTCTATTTCACACCTCATGCTTACTGCACTGGACTGTTTTGTGCCAATATGAGGTGTTGGCTGATCAAATTGCAAAGATGGGAAAGAGCAAACGAGGAAGAAAGGCGAAAACAGTGCCAAAGAGCAGAATAATGTCCATCCTTTGCCCAGAATGTCAGGGCACAGGGATTCATGTCGAGGGAGATGAGCTCGAAAAGCCAACTATTTCGTTGTCTGAG ATGTTTCGCTACAAGCTGAAGTCTATCGAAGCCCACAAGGCATGGATGAAGACCCCTGAGGTGCTGGAGAACTGTTCCACTGGGCTTCATTTCCCTGCAGAACATCTGGAGAACGCCGAG GAGCAGGTGATGCCACTGAAGTCGCTTCCTTTCTTTGCAGCTGATGGATATATGTCATAA
- the LOC123181220 gene encoding pentatricopeptide repeat-containing protein At4g21705, mitochondrial gives MASSSLFAAGRRLLHLGRGRLLQGRVRPHNPTPLLLPVRAASSPPSNSAERPPRRPPGLQSTLWPLGHPDTLLVPEIERWAEKPGNRLRPVELERIVKELRKRRRHRQALEVSEWMSAKGHVRFLPKDHAVHLDLIGQVQGIGAAEAYFNQLPDDDKTEKPYGALLNCYTRELMVDESLAHFQKMKEQGFVFCSLPYNNLMGLYTNIGQHEKVPSVIAEMKRSGIMPDNFSYRICINSYGRRADFFGMENTLEDMECEPQIVVDWNTYAVVASNYIKGNLREKAISALKKAEAKIDIKDSDNYNHLISLYGQLGDKSEVKRLWALQMTNCKRHINKDYTTMLAMLVRLDDFEEAEVLLKEWESSENAFDFHVPNVLLTGYRQKDMLDKAEALLDDFLKKGKMPPSSSWAIVAIGYAEKGDAVKAYELTKNALCVYAPRSGWIPRPAMIEMILKYLGDEGDLKDVETFVQLLQAAIPMNSDMTDALSRARMREEKKAGDAEKEALSSTKASG, from the exons ATGGCCTCCTCTTCCCTCTTCGCCGCCGGGCGCCGCCTTCTCCACTTGGGGCGCGGCAGGCTTCTCCAAGGCCGAGTCCGTCCCCACAATCCCACTCCTCTGCTCCTCCCTGTGCGCGCCGCATCGTCTCCTCCCTCCAACAGCGCCGAGAGGCCGCCGCGGCGACCCCCGGGCCTGCAGTCCACGCTGTGGCCGCTGGGCCACCCGGACACGCTTCTGGTGCCGGAGATCGAGCGCTGGGCGGAGAAGCCCGGCAACCGCCTCCGCCCCGTTGAGCTCGAGCGCATCGTCAAAGAGCTCCGcaagcgccgccgccaccgccaggcCCTCGAG GTCTCCGAATGGATGAGTGCTAAGGGTCATGTCAGATTTTTGCCAAAGGATCATGCTGTTCACCTGGATTTGATCGGTCAAGTTCAGGGAATCGGAGCAGCAGAAGCCTATTTCAATCAACTGCCTGATGATGATAAGACGGAGAAACCCTACGGTGCACTCCTGAACTGCTACACACGAGAACTCATGGTTGATGAATCCTTGGCTCATTTTCAGAAGATGAAAGAGCAGGGTTTTGTGTTCTGCAGTCTCCCCTACAACAACCTCATGGGCCTCTATACTAACATAGGACAGCACGAGAAGGTCCCTTCAGTGATAGCAGAGATGAAAAGGAGTGGTATCATGCCTGACAACTTCAGCTACAGAATTTGCATAAACTCTTACGGCAGACGGGCAGATTTTTTCGGGATGGAGAACACCCTGGAAGATATGGAGTGTGAGCCTCAAATTGTTGTCGATTGGAACACCTATGCCGTTGTGGCGAGCAACTACATTAAGGGAAACCTAAGGGAGAAGGCAATCTCTGCCTTAAAGAAAGCAGAAGCAAAAATTGACATAAAAGATTCAGATAACTACAACCACCTGATCTCCCTCTACGGCCAGCTGGGGGACAAGTCAGAGGTGAAGAGGCTGTGGGCGCTCCAAATGACAAACTGCAAGAGGCATATTAATAAGGACTACACTACAAtgcttgcaatgcttgtgaggcTTGATGATTTCGAAGAAGCTGAGGTCTTGTTGAAAGAGTGGGAGTCGAGCGAAAACGCGTTCGACTTCCATGTCCCAAACGTCTTGCTCACTGGTTACCGGCAGAAGGACATGCTGGACAAGGCCGAAGCGCTGCTGGATGACTTCTTGAAGAAGGGGAAGATGCCTCCTTCGAGCAGTTGGGCCATCGTGGCAATCGGCTACGCGGAGAAAGGTGATGCTGTGAAAGCCTATGAGTTGACAAAAAATGCCCTTTGTGTTTACGCTCCGAGGAGTGGCTGGATCCCGAGGCCTGCGATGATTGAGATGATACTCAAGTATCTTGGAGACGAAGGTGATCTCAAGGATGTTGAAACTTTCGTTCAACTGCTGCAAGCTGCTATTCCTATGAACTCAGATATGACCGACGCTTTGTCAAGGGCTCGTATGAGAGAAGAAAAGAAGGCTGGAGATGCAGAGAAGGAAGCTCTAAGCTCAACAAAGGCATCAGGATAA
- the LOC123181221 gene encoding monothiol glutaredoxin-S11 — MASGGGAVREVGSRAELDAAVGGARAAAVHFWASWCEASKQMDEVFAHLAVDFPHALFLRVEAEEQPEISEAYGVTAVPYFVFCKEGKPVDTLEGANPASLANKVAKLAGPANVAQSAAPASLGVAAGPAVLEKVQEMARQNGSSDAESTLKKRLEQLVNSHPVILFMKGNPEEPRCGFSRRVVDILKQEGVEFGSFDILTDNEVREGLKKFSNWPTFPQLYCKGELLGGCDIVIAMHESGELKDVLREHNIPLRQQGSKIEEPVMSESANEQSPEAIGLTEAQKARLESLTNSNPVMIFIKGSPEEPKCGFSGKVVHILKQEKIPFSSFDILSDDEVRQGLKVLSNWPSYPQVYIKGELVGGSDIVMEMHKSGELKKVLTEKGIIRRESLEDRLEALISSSPVMLFMKGNPDNPRCGFSSKVVNALKGAGISFGSFDILSDEEVRQGLKTYSNWPTFPQLYYKSELMGGCDIVLELEKSGELKATLSE; from the exons atggcgagcggcggcggggcggtgaggGAGGTGGGGTCGAGGGCGGAGCTGGACGCGGCGGTCGGCGGCGCGCGGGCCGCCGCGGTGCACTTCTGGGCGTCCTGGTGCGAGGCCTCCAAGCAGATGGACGAGGTCTTCGCCCACCTCGCCGTCGACTTCCCCCACGCGCTCTTCCTCAGG GTTGAGGCTGAAGAACAACCGGAAATTTCAGAGGCATATGGAGTTACAGCAGTGCCATACTTTGTTTTCTGCAAG GAAGGCAAACCTGTTGATACCTTGGAGGGCGCAAACCCAGCCAGCCTGGCCAATAAGGTTGCAAAGTTAGCTGGGCCTGCCAATGTTGCTCAGTCTGCTGCACCTGCTAGCTTGGGGGTGGCTGCTGGGCCTGCTGTACTCGAAAAGGTCCAAGAAATGGCACGGCAAAATGGATCTTCTGATGCTGAAAGTACACTGAAGAAGCGTTTGGAGCAGCTTGTCAACTCCCATCCTGTCATCTTATTCATGAAGGGAAATCCAGAAGAACCAAGGTGTGGTTTCAGCCGAAGGGTGGTTGACATTTTGAAGCAGGAAGGTGTTGAATTTGGGAGCTTTGACATCCTTACAGATAATGAAGTACGTGAAGGACTGAAGAAGTTCTCTAACTGGCCAACTTTTCCTCAGTTGTACTGCAAAGGTGAGCTGCTTGGTGGGTGTGATATTGTTATTGCCATGCATGAAAGTGGTGAACTGAAGGATGTGTTAAGGGAGCACAACATTCCTCTCAGGCAACAAGGAAGCAAAATTGAGGAGCCAGTGATGTCTGAATCTGCAAATGAACAGAGTCCTGAGGCAATTGGGCTTACCGAAGCTCAGAAAGCTCGTTTGGAGAGCCTCACTAATTCTAACCCAGTGATGATATTTATCAAAGGTTCACCTGAGGAGCCCAAGTGTGGATTCAGTGGGAAGGTCGTTCATATTCTTAAGCAGGAGAAGATTCCTTTCTCAAGTTTTGACATTCTTTCAGATGATGAGGTTAGGCAAGGTCTAAAGGTTCTATCAAACTGGCCTAGTTACCCTCAGGTGTACATCAAGGGTGAACTGGTTGGTGGTTCGGACATAGTGATGGAGATGCATAAGAGTGGGGAACTGAAGAAGGTTCTGACTGAGAAAGGGATTATTCGGAGAGAGAGCCTAGAGGACCGGCTCGAGGCCCTAATTTCCTCATCCCCAGTGATGCTGTTCATGAAGGGCAACCCAGATAATCCACGTTGTGGCTTTAGTTCGAAAGTGGTGAATGCCTTGAAAGGAGCAGGGATAAGCTTTGGGTCCTTTGACATTCTATCTGATGAGGAAGTTAGACAAGGTCTGAAGACATACTCGAACTGGCCCACCTTTCCCCAACTCTACTACAAATCAGAGCTGATGGGGGGCTGTGACATTGTTCTTGAGTTGGAAAAGAGTGGAGAGCTGAAGGCCACTCTCTCGGAGTAG